Proteins encoded together in one Planctopirus ephydatiae window:
- a CDS encoding DNA gyrase subunit B → MSDAAATPAPSTNEYSEKNIRALEGIEGIRLRPDMYIGDRGSRGLHHLVFEVVDNSIDEAVAGYATWVSVKINVDGSVSIIDDGRGIPVGAMADQGGKSALEIVLTKIHAGGKFDRQGGYKTGTGGLHGVGITAVNALSEWLSAEIRREGHVWTMDFARGTRTTELTKLGLADVTGTKITFKPDSTIFTESKFVFDVLAKRLQELAFLNAGIHIRLADERTEQSEEFHYPDGLREFVKHLNRTETTLYSDILSIEGEIEGVKVMVCLQHNDGFSETVRAFANNIYNMEGGTHLSGFRSALTRAINNYGKRENLFKDIDTTGDDFREGLVCVIAVRVPHPQFEGQTKTKLSNGEVEGIVNSIVFEGLTKFFEENPGIAKKICQKGAMAAEAREAARKSREMVRRKGALTSGGLPEKLRDCRSRELDITELYLVEGDSAGGSADTGRDSNTQAILPLRGKILNVEKAQLVKILDNAEIANLFKAVGIPPMAELEDVTKRRYGKIILMTDADVDGSHIRTLLLTFLFRHMRALVEHGCIYIAQPPLYRVIQKNKTRYVQTHDMMMTELIELGMNGTRLVDPNDGFTFEGESLRHVVNLMRRLAEPVELLERRGISLKSLEPLLNASFKLPQYRVTISRTDHWFHTREEVEAFLQSEAARRGSELNMANSDAQPVAADATKPVEGAAQLTDLHEIRTLNDVLSDLRGIGIQFRHLIPAGMRDGELVFPFRIEQEKSVLKLQCLRELLEKLRALGEDGLTVTRFKGLGEMDPEELWETSMEPSARTLLQVRMDDAAAADEMFRVLMGDQVEPRREFIEKHALDVKDLDI, encoded by the coding sequence TTGTCCGACGCCGCCGCGACGCCTGCCCCTTCGACGAATGAGTACAGTGAAAAGAACATTCGAGCCTTGGAAGGGATTGAAGGGATTCGTCTTCGCCCCGACATGTACATTGGTGATCGAGGCTCCCGTGGATTGCATCACCTCGTATTCGAAGTGGTCGATAACTCAATCGATGAAGCTGTGGCCGGCTATGCCACCTGGGTCTCCGTAAAGATCAATGTCGATGGCAGTGTGTCGATCATCGACGATGGTCGTGGTATTCCCGTGGGGGCGATGGCCGATCAGGGTGGAAAGTCGGCACTCGAGATTGTTCTCACTAAGATTCATGCCGGTGGAAAGTTCGACCGCCAGGGTGGCTACAAAACCGGAACCGGCGGCCTGCACGGCGTCGGCATTACAGCGGTCAATGCCCTCAGTGAGTGGCTTTCGGCCGAAATCCGCCGTGAAGGCCATGTCTGGACCATGGATTTTGCCCGCGGCACCCGCACGACCGAATTGACCAAGCTCGGTCTGGCCGATGTCACCGGCACCAAGATCACCTTCAAGCCCGACTCGACCATCTTTACCGAGAGCAAGTTCGTTTTTGATGTCCTTGCCAAGCGGCTGCAGGAACTGGCATTCCTCAACGCAGGGATTCACATTCGCCTTGCTGACGAGCGAACAGAACAGTCCGAGGAGTTTCACTACCCCGATGGATTGCGAGAGTTCGTCAAACATCTGAACCGCACCGAAACCACCTTGTACTCGGATATTCTTTCCATTGAAGGAGAAATCGAAGGCGTCAAGGTCATGGTCTGCCTGCAGCACAACGACGGCTTCAGCGAAACCGTGCGGGCATTCGCCAACAACATTTACAACATGGAAGGTGGAACTCACCTTTCGGGCTTCCGCTCGGCACTCACACGCGCCATCAATAACTACGGCAAGCGCGAAAACCTGTTCAAAGATATCGACACCACTGGTGATGACTTCCGCGAAGGTTTGGTGTGCGTGATTGCCGTCCGCGTGCCGCACCCTCAATTCGAAGGTCAAACCAAGACCAAGCTTTCGAACGGAGAAGTGGAAGGGATTGTCAACTCGATTGTCTTTGAAGGTCTCACCAAGTTCTTCGAAGAGAATCCAGGTATCGCGAAGAAGATCTGCCAGAAGGGCGCGATGGCGGCTGAAGCCCGCGAAGCTGCTCGCAAGTCCCGCGAAATGGTACGCCGCAAAGGGGCTTTGACTTCCGGAGGCCTCCCCGAAAAGCTGCGTGATTGCCGAAGTCGAGAACTCGACATCACCGAACTGTACCTTGTGGAAGGTGATTCAGCCGGTGGTTCTGCAGATACCGGCCGCGACTCCAACACACAGGCCATTCTGCCACTTCGCGGTAAGATCCTGAACGTCGAGAAGGCCCAGCTCGTCAAGATTCTCGACAATGCAGAAATTGCCAACCTGTTCAAAGCCGTCGGAATTCCACCGATGGCTGAATTGGAAGATGTCACCAAGCGGCGGTACGGCAAGATCATTCTGATGACTGACGCCGACGTCGATGGCAGCCATATCCGGACGCTGCTGCTCACTTTTCTGTTCCGTCACATGCGGGCTCTTGTGGAGCATGGCTGCATCTACATTGCTCAGCCACCTCTTTATCGAGTCATTCAGAAAAACAAGACTCGTTATGTGCAGACACACGACATGATGATGACGGAACTCATCGAACTCGGGATGAACGGCACCCGGCTCGTTGACCCGAATGATGGCTTCACCTTTGAAGGCGAATCACTCAGGCACGTCGTGAATCTCATGCGCCGGCTGGCCGAACCTGTCGAGCTTCTTGAACGACGGGGAATTTCTCTGAAATCTCTCGAACCGCTGCTCAATGCGAGCTTCAAGCTGCCTCAGTATCGGGTCACGATTTCACGAACCGATCACTGGTTCCATACACGCGAAGAAGTCGAGGCATTCCTGCAATCTGAAGCTGCTCGTCGCGGCAGCGAACTGAATATGGCTAACAGCGATGCACAGCCTGTTGCTGCTGATGCTACCAAGCCTGTCGAAGGTGCTGCTCAACTGACAGACCTTCACGAGATCCGCACGCTGAACGACGTCCTCTCCGATCTGAGGGGGATTGGAATTCAATTCCGGCATCTCATTCCGGCTGGTATGCGCGATGGCGAACTGGTCTTTCCCTTCCGTATCGAACAGGAAAAGTCCGTTCTTAAACTGCAATGTCTCCGAGAGCTTCTCGAAAAGCTGCGCGCACTCGGCGAAGATGGTCTGACAGTCACCCGCTTTAAGGGGCTGGGCGAAATGGATCCCGAAGAACTTTGGGAAACCAGTATGGAGCCGTCAGCTCGCACGCTTCTCCAGGTTCGTATGGACGATGCTGCGGCGGCTGATGAAATGTTCCGTGTCCTGATGGGCGACCAGGTGGAACCTCGCCGGGAATTTATCGAGAAGCATGCGCTGGATGTAAAAGATCTCGATATTTAA
- a CDS encoding ribose-phosphate diphosphokinase — translation METPRTTFEGPRPIPFQAPQGDLAILSGTANPLLAQHVATALGVSLTPCRAHIFSEGNVFVRIKENVRGKDAYIIQGCHFPVNDNFMELLFWIDALRRASAQNITAVIPFFSYAQGDKKDEPRVSIRARVCADAIEAAGADRVLTMDLHSPQIQGFFRVPVDHLYGRQVLAQHVRRLQIPDLVVCSPDVGFAKGAAAYANLLGTPVVIGNKQRTDHSETVEVLEVIGDVKDRNVLLVDDLTITGRSLIAMAETLKKRGARDVYAAVTHAVLSKGASERIAQSQIKSMFVTDTIENSFDPLPPNVQVVTVAPLFAEAIRSIHERTSISMLFPDGRPICH, via the coding sequence ATGGAGACTCCTCGAACGACTTTCGAAGGTCCTCGCCCCATTCCCTTTCAAGCTCCTCAAGGCGATCTGGCGATCCTTTCAGGTACTGCCAATCCATTGCTGGCGCAGCATGTGGCCACGGCTCTGGGAGTCAGTCTGACTCCTTGCCGGGCTCATATTTTCAGTGAGGGAAATGTCTTTGTCCGCATTAAGGAAAATGTCCGCGGGAAAGATGCCTATATCATTCAAGGGTGTCATTTTCCGGTCAACGACAACTTCATGGAACTGCTCTTCTGGATTGATGCACTCCGGCGGGCCAGCGCTCAGAACATCACGGCCGTGATTCCTTTTTTCAGTTATGCACAAGGAGATAAAAAAGACGAACCTCGCGTTTCGATCAGGGCTCGCGTTTGTGCCGACGCCATTGAAGCGGCTGGTGCAGATCGTGTTCTCACAATGGATTTACACAGCCCGCAAATTCAGGGGTTCTTTCGTGTTCCTGTTGATCATCTTTATGGTCGGCAGGTGCTGGCTCAGCATGTCCGCAGATTGCAGATTCCAGATCTCGTGGTTTGCAGCCCGGATGTCGGCTTTGCGAAAGGTGCTGCCGCTTACGCCAATCTGCTGGGGACGCCGGTGGTCATCGGTAACAAACAGCGGACAGACCACTCCGAAACGGTGGAAGTGCTGGAGGTGATCGGTGATGTCAAAGATCGAAATGTGCTGCTCGTTGATGATCTGACGATCACGGGCCGCTCTTTGATCGCGATGGCTGAGACATTAAAGAAGCGGGGAGCGCGAGATGTTTATGCCGCTGTGACTCATGCAGTCCTTTCGAAAGGGGCCAGTGAGCGGATTGCACAAAGTCAGATCAAGTCGATGTTCGTGACGGATACCATCGAGAACTCATTCGATCCGCTTCCGCCGAATGTTCAGGTCGTGACCGTCGCACCACTGTTTGCAGAAGCCATTCGCTCCATCCACGAGCGCACCAGTATCAGTATGCTCTTTCCGGATGGACGTCCCATCTGCCACTAA